One window of the Nocardia huaxiensis genome contains the following:
- a CDS encoding ABC transporter permease encodes MTAAPFSPRGLGWANRLYQRRERALSPLENAGFMLGFTALALGGIPLALRRYRNQTMRTITDMTWGRGSFIVGGGTVPMLMVLGISIGAGVGIQTFAALDLLGLGSVSGVVSAFANTRELAPIAAAVGFAAQAGCRMTAEIGSMRIAEEIDAIESFGLRSIPFVVTTRVIAGAVAIVPTFLIALILSYLSCSAVIVLLHGQADGVYNHYFFQFTSGYDVFAAVVKILVFGVAVILIHCYYGFFASGGPEGVGIASGRAVRASFVAIVGLDMVLTLLLWGVNSSIEFPG; translated from the coding sequence ATGACCGCCGCACCGTTTTCCCCGCGCGGGCTCGGCTGGGCGAACCGGCTGTATCAGCGCCGCGAGCGGGCGCTCTCGCCGCTGGAGAACGCCGGGTTCATGCTCGGATTCACCGCGCTGGCGCTGGGCGGAATTCCCTTGGCGCTGCGGCGGTATCGCAATCAGACCATGCGCACCATCACCGATATGACCTGGGGCCGCGGGTCGTTCATCGTGGGCGGCGGGACGGTGCCGATGCTGATGGTGCTGGGCATCTCGATCGGCGCGGGGGTGGGCATCCAGACCTTCGCGGCGCTGGACCTGCTCGGGCTGGGGTCGGTGTCCGGGGTGGTGTCGGCGTTCGCGAATACCCGGGAACTCGCGCCCATCGCGGCGGCCGTCGGTTTCGCGGCGCAGGCCGGGTGCCGGATGACCGCGGAGATCGGGTCCATGCGTATTGCCGAGGAGATCGACGCCATCGAATCCTTCGGGCTGCGGTCGATTCCGTTCGTGGTGACCACACGGGTGATCGCGGGCGCGGTCGCCATCGTGCCGACCTTCCTCATCGCGCTGATCCTGTCGTACCTGTCGTGCTCGGCGGTGATCGTGCTGCTGCACGGTCAGGCCGACGGGGTGTACAACCACTACTTCTTCCAATTCACCAGCGGCTACGACGTTTTCGCGGCGGTGGTGAAGATCCTGGTGTTCGGCGTGGCGGTGATCCTGATCCACTGTTACTACGGATTCTTCGCCTCCGGCGGGCCGGAAGGGGTGGGCATCGCCTCCGGGCGGGCCGTGCGGGCCAGCTTCGTCGCCATAGTCGGCCTGGACATGGTGCTGACGCTGCTGCTGTGGGGCGTCAATTCCTCGATCGAGTTCCCGGGGTGA
- a CDS encoding MlaE family ABC transporter permease, with product MQPALPTPRDDTALHIVRKNFSDTAISSLRTFGRTVELAWDSVRGVVTDVPAGKFPWREMLHQAWYFITVTALPAILMAVPFGVVVSVQVGNLIHQLGADSLIGAAGGLGVIQQGAPIATGLLLGGAGASAIASDLGARTVRDEIDALRVMGISPVHRLVIPRVVAMVLVAPLLNVLIIFVGIVAGYVVAIGAQNVTPGSYWATFGAFTVLADVWISLAKSVLFGFIVVIVACQRGLEARGGPRGVADGVNAAVVLSVAAIIVVNLVITQVVTMFLPMRVA from the coding sequence ATGCAGCCCGCATTGCCGACCCCACGCGACGACACCGCCCTGCACATCGTCCGAAAGAACTTCTCCGACACCGCCATATCGAGTCTGCGCACCTTCGGCAGAACCGTCGAACTGGCCTGGGATTCGGTGCGCGGAGTGGTCACCGATGTGCCCGCGGGCAAATTCCCGTGGCGCGAAATGTTGCATCAGGCTTGGTATTTCATCACCGTTACGGCCCTGCCCGCGATTCTCATGGCCGTCCCGTTCGGGGTGGTCGTCTCCGTTCAGGTGGGCAATCTCATCCATCAGCTGGGCGCCGATTCGCTCATCGGCGCGGCCGGTGGGCTCGGCGTCATCCAGCAGGGCGCACCCATCGCCACCGGACTGCTGCTCGGCGGGGCGGGCGCCTCGGCCATCGCCTCGGATCTGGGGGCGCGCACGGTCCGCGACGAGATCGACGCGCTGCGGGTCATGGGGATTTCGCCGGTGCACCGCCTGGTGATTCCGCGCGTGGTGGCCATGGTGCTGGTCGCGCCGCTGCTGAATGTGCTCATCATCTTCGTGGGCATCGTCGCCGGCTATGTGGTGGCGATCGGCGCGCAGAATGTGACGCCGGGCAGTTACTGGGCGACCTTCGGGGCGTTCACCGTGCTCGCCGATGTCTGGATCTCACTGGCCAAATCCGTTCTCTTCGGATTCATCGTGGTGATCGTCGCCTGTCAGCGCGGGTTGGAGGCGCGCGGCGGGCCGCGCGGGGTGGCCGACGGGGTGAATGCCGCGGTGGTGCTGTCGGTGGCGGCCATCATCGTGGTGAATCTGGTGATCACGCAGGTGGTCACCATGTTCCTGCCCATGCGGGTGGCATGA
- a CDS encoding TetR/AcrR family transcriptional regulator, with the protein MTERRERILDAARSLIVRDGYAGASMHAIARAAEVTRPALYAEFADRDELIEALIDREEERVLAMSAAATPELSLVADPARIAEQSVDVFLNLVQAAPETWRLVFMRGDGMPPATHARIERGRDSVRQQTHLLLGLLASRSERQIDTELLSHGVISVSETAARMLVSDPSMDRDRVSSTLRWLVRHSVARAGIAVAADTDEAGKD; encoded by the coding sequence GTGACCGAGCGACGCGAGCGGATTCTCGACGCCGCGCGGAGCCTCATCGTGCGCGACGGTTACGCGGGTGCGAGCATGCACGCCATAGCCCGCGCGGCCGAAGTGACCCGGCCCGCCCTCTACGCCGAATTCGCCGACCGCGACGAATTGATCGAAGCGCTGATCGATCGCGAGGAGGAACGGGTGCTGGCCATGTCCGCGGCCGCCACCCCCGAGTTGTCGCTGGTCGCGGACCCGGCGCGCATTGCCGAGCAGTCGGTGGACGTCTTCCTGAACCTGGTGCAGGCCGCGCCCGAGACCTGGCGGCTGGTGTTCATGCGCGGCGACGGCATGCCGCCGGCCACCCACGCGCGCATCGAACGCGGACGCGACAGCGTCCGGCAGCAGACCCATCTGCTGCTCGGCCTGCTCGCCTCCCGGAGCGAGCGGCAGATCGACACCGAACTGCTCAGTCATGGCGTCATCAGCGTCAGCGAGACCGCCGCCCGCATGCTGGTGAGCGATCCGAGCATGGATCGTGATCGGGTGTCGAGCACCCTGCGCTGGCTGGTGCGGCACAGCGTCGCCCGGGCGGGCATCGCTGTCGCCGCGGATACGGACGAGGCGGGGAAGGACTGA
- a CDS encoding TetR/AcrR family transcriptional regulator, producing MPKVQGATAKRRYAKRLSPADRREQLLDTALSIVADSGFTAVSIAAVAERSEVTRPVVYDLFGSRDDILRELIDRESARMRAAVERSLAAVSTETTVAEAVSVGLGEFLAEVRSMPATWRLVYFPIDGVPPLLRERVGRARDELRTPLRHLFADWLSEHPAAAAEVDPDVLVQLLQGVIQTLARLVLDDPERYDSERVLALIAPLLTGPS from the coding sequence ATGCCGAAGGTGCAGGGCGCCACCGCCAAACGGCGCTACGCCAAACGCCTCTCGCCCGCCGACCGTCGCGAACAGCTGCTGGACACGGCGCTGAGCATTGTGGCCGACAGCGGATTCACCGCGGTGTCCATCGCCGCGGTGGCCGAACGCAGCGAAGTGACCCGGCCGGTGGTGTACGACCTGTTCGGCAGTCGCGACGACATTCTGCGCGAGCTCATCGATCGCGAATCCGCGCGCATGCGCGCCGCCGTCGAACGCTCGCTGGCCGCGGTCTCGACCGAAACGACGGTGGCCGAGGCCGTTTCGGTGGGACTGGGGGAGTTCCTGGCCGAGGTGCGGTCCATGCCGGCCACCTGGCGGCTGGTGTACTTCCCGATCGACGGGGTGCCGCCGCTGCTGCGCGAGCGGGTCGGGCGGGCCCGCGACGAACTGCGAACCCCGTTGCGGCACTTGTTCGCCGACTGGCTGTCCGAGCACCCGGCCGCCGCGGCGGAGGTCGATCCCGATGTACTGGTGCAGCTGCTGCAGGGCGTGATCCAGACCCTTGCCCGGCTGGTCCTGGACGACCCGGAGCGCTACGACTCCGAGCGCGTCCTGGCCCTGATCGCGCCCCTGCTCACCGGACCGTCCTGA
- a CDS encoding SDR family oxidoreductase produces the protein MSSTSTRTVVVTGASSGIGRATAAAFAARGHKVIGTSRNPDTIPEADRVPGIEYRALDLTDRASIAHFVNGLGVNELGAVDVLINNAGESQAGPLAELPGEAVERLFQLNVFGAVALTQAVLPGMRERGYGRIVMIGSMLGSFPMPYRSSYVATKAALREFATAARFEESPFGVWLTTVEPGQIDTGLRERRTKYLNEGSPHTADFTKFMAVLDDKQAKGITPERVARTIVAAAEADRPGPLYAVGSNAPVLFAVKRLLPRTILERIIAASYGLRR, from the coding sequence ATGAGCAGCACTTCGACTCGCACCGTGGTGGTCACCGGCGCATCCTCGGGCATCGGCCGGGCCACCGCGGCGGCCTTCGCGGCCCGGGGTCACAAGGTGATCGGCACCAGCCGCAATCCCGACACGATTCCCGAGGCCGACCGGGTGCCCGGCATCGAATACCGGGCCCTGGATCTCACCGATCGGGCGTCGATCGCGCATTTCGTGAACGGACTCGGCGTGAACGAACTCGGCGCGGTCGACGTGCTGATCAACAATGCGGGCGAGAGCCAGGCCGGGCCGCTGGCCGAATTGCCGGGCGAGGCCGTGGAAAGACTGTTCCAGCTCAATGTGTTCGGCGCGGTGGCACTGACTCAGGCGGTGCTGCCCGGTATGCGTGAGCGCGGGTACGGACGCATCGTCATGATCGGGTCCATGCTGGGCAGCTTCCCCATGCCGTACCGCTCGTCGTATGTCGCCACCAAGGCGGCGCTGCGCGAATTCGCGACCGCGGCGCGGTTCGAGGAGTCGCCGTTCGGGGTGTGGCTGACCACGGTGGAGCCGGGTCAGATCGATACCGGCCTGCGCGAGCGCCGCACCAAGTACCTGAACGAAGGGTCGCCGCACACAGCGGATTTCACCAAGTTCATGGCGGTGCTCGACGACAAGCAGGCCAAAGGCATTACCCCGGAACGGGTTGCGCGCACCATCGTGGCCGCCGCCGAGGCGGACCGGCCCGGACCACTCTATGCCGTGGGCAGCAACGCGCCGGTGCTGTTCGCGGTGAAACGGCTGCTGCCGCGCACGATCCTGGAGCGAATCATTGCCGCCTCCTACGGACTTCGCCGCTGA
- a CDS encoding AraC family transcriptional regulator — MFDWDLLRNTSSVHVLTRLAEERGMTAAECLTGTGLSPETVIDPKAEVTAREELTVVRNLLGRCGDEPGLGVEAGSRYHVSLYGPWGLALLSSRTLRDAVEVALHYIELAFVFGQLTFQESGGEARLVFEDGEAPHDVRAFLAERVMTGIQMVGKDLYSAGIPVSRIGFRHDRPRDTARHRAAFGIEPEFGAPANEIVFDAAYLDIALPQANEWARSTCEQLCRDILAKRQARTGVAGAVRDLLVRDLTEMSDQVAAAAQLFMSPRTLSRRLHDEGTSFRALLDEVRQLISEELLDHTAMTTEQVAARLGYAEAASFIRAFRRWKGCPPQEYRSRHARPAPHSPALA; from the coding sequence ATGTTCGACTGGGATCTGCTGAGGAACACCTCCAGCGTGCACGTGCTGACGCGGCTGGCCGAAGAGCGGGGAATGACCGCTGCCGAGTGCCTGACTGGGACAGGCTTGTCGCCCGAGACGGTGATCGATCCGAAGGCCGAGGTCACCGCACGCGAAGAGCTGACCGTGGTGCGCAATCTGCTCGGCCGGTGCGGGGACGAGCCGGGCCTCGGGGTGGAGGCGGGCAGCCGATACCACGTATCGCTGTACGGCCCGTGGGGGCTGGCGCTGCTCAGCAGCCGGACGCTGCGCGATGCCGTCGAGGTGGCGCTGCACTACATCGAGCTCGCATTCGTGTTCGGGCAGTTGACATTTCAGGAATCCGGGGGTGAGGCGCGACTGGTGTTCGAGGACGGCGAGGCGCCCCACGATGTACGGGCCTTCCTCGCCGAACGGGTCATGACCGGCATCCAGATGGTCGGCAAGGACCTGTACTCCGCCGGAATTCCGGTGTCGCGCATCGGCTTCCGGCACGATCGGCCCCGGGACACCGCCAGGCACCGGGCGGCCTTCGGGATCGAACCCGAATTCGGCGCACCCGCCAATGAAATCGTCTTCGACGCCGCCTATCTCGATATCGCGCTGCCGCAGGCCAACGAATGGGCGCGCAGCACCTGCGAACAGCTGTGCCGCGACATTCTCGCGAAACGCCAGGCGCGCACCGGGGTCGCGGGCGCGGTTCGCGACCTGCTCGTGCGCGATCTCACCGAGATGTCCGATCAGGTGGCGGCCGCGGCCCAGCTCTTCATGAGCCCCCGCACCCTGTCCCGCCGTCTCCACGACGAGGGCACCTCATTCCGGGCCCTACTGGACGAGGTCCGGCAACTCATCTCCGAGGAACTGCTCGACCACACCGCCATGACCACCGAACAGGTGGCCGCCCGCCTCGGCTACGCCGAAGCGGCCTCCTTCATCCGCGCCTTCCGCCGCTGGAAGGGTTGTCCGCCACAGGAATACCGCAGCCGCCACGCCCGACCCGCCCCGCACTCCCCGGCTCTGGCCTAG
- a CDS encoding alpha/beta fold hydrolase produces the protein MPVFDFHGVSVTYDHAGAGDPVVFLHNIGGDRRIWRNQLATLSATNSVFALDLFGYGDSDTPDSGYTVQNYVDLVEAFLETHNLTNVTLVGNCFGSALSLLYTRRSAARVRALVLCSPLTAATVRPTPTGWTARAARHLTLDRLLGTTRIPRLAANWVVNEQLGPRGRALDPDTFDIFRSRWAEPRRLLPPAAIARDLHRLAELDTFRPGPGFPPITVIWGAKNRILSASCGARLNTTLNPHRSILLPDCGHLLMLEDPDTVTAAIRSAATTAIAS, from the coding sequence ATGCCGGTGTTCGATTTCCACGGCGTATCCGTCACCTACGACCACGCCGGTGCGGGCGACCCTGTCGTCTTTCTGCACAATATCGGCGGCGACCGTCGCATCTGGCGTAATCAGCTCGCCACGCTCAGCGCCACCAACAGCGTGTTCGCCCTGGACCTGTTCGGTTACGGCGACTCCGACACCCCGGATTCCGGCTACACCGTGCAGAACTACGTGGATCTGGTGGAGGCGTTCCTCGAGACGCACAACCTCACCAATGTGACGCTGGTGGGCAACTGCTTCGGCAGCGCACTGTCGCTGCTCTACACCCGTCGCAGCGCCGCGCGCGTGCGCGCGCTGGTGCTGTGCAGCCCGCTCACCGCCGCCACCGTGCGTCCCACCCCCACCGGCTGGACCGCCCGCGCCGCCCGCCACCTCACCCTCGACCGCCTCCTCGGCACCACCCGCATCCCCCGCCTGGCCGCCAACTGGGTGGTCAACGAGCAGCTCGGACCGCGCGGTCGCGCCCTGGATCCGGATACTTTCGACATTTTCCGCAGCCGCTGGGCCGAACCGCGCCGCCTGCTGCCGCCCGCCGCCATCGCGCGCGACCTGCACCGGCTGGCCGAGCTCGACACCTTCCGCCCCGGCCCGGGATTCCCGCCCATCACCGTCATCTGGGGCGCGAAGAACCGCATTCTGTCCGCGTCCTGCGGCGCACGCCTCAATACGACGCTGAACCCGCATCGGTCGATTCTGCTCCCCGACTGCGGCCACCTGCTCATGCTCGAGGATCCCGACACCGTCACCGCCGCAATCCGTTCCGCCGCCACCACCGCCATCGCCAGCTAG
- a CDS encoding NAD-dependent epimerase/dehydratase family protein, whose amino-acid sequence MTNRRALVTGASGFLGGALTRRLVRDGDFDVSILVRGSSNLRDLIEVIDEVRVVTGDLTDAASLERAAEGVDVVFHSAARVDERGSREQFWRENVTATARLLAAAKAGGASRFVFISSPSALMDRDGGDQLDIDESVPYPRRYLNHYCETKAAAERLVLQANAPGFSTTALRPRAIWGAGDRSGPIVRLLDRAAAGTLPDLSAGRDVYASLCHVENIVAACVKAAASEKVGGRPYFIADAERTNVWPFLSRVASDLGYAPPRRRIDPRLVNLLVEVIETLRRAPYIAARWSPPLSRYSVAVMTRSGTYDTGAAARDFGYVPVIDRDTGMAELQDWLKSGAVNTGIAH is encoded by the coding sequence ATGACGAACCGCAGGGCCCTGGTGACGGGAGCCTCGGGCTTCCTCGGCGGTGCGCTCACGCGCCGGCTGGTGCGTGACGGCGACTTTGACGTGTCGATTCTGGTGCGCGGCAGCAGCAATCTGCGCGATCTGATCGAGGTGATCGACGAAGTCCGGGTCGTCACCGGCGATCTCACGGACGCCGCCTCGCTGGAGCGGGCCGCCGAGGGCGTGGACGTCGTATTCCACAGTGCCGCACGGGTGGACGAGCGCGGCAGCCGCGAGCAGTTTTGGCGGGAGAACGTGACCGCCACCGCCCGGCTGCTGGCCGCGGCGAAGGCGGGCGGGGCGAGCCGGTTCGTGTTCATCTCCAGTCCCAGTGCGCTCATGGACCGCGATGGCGGGGATCAGCTCGATATCGACGAGTCGGTGCCCTATCCGCGCCGCTACCTCAATCACTACTGCGAGACCAAGGCCGCCGCCGAACGCCTTGTGCTGCAAGCGAATGCCCCCGGTTTCAGCACCACGGCGCTGCGTCCGCGCGCCATCTGGGGCGCGGGTGACCGGTCCGGCCCGATCGTGCGCCTGCTCGACCGCGCCGCCGCGGGCACGCTGCCCGACCTGTCGGCGGGCCGCGACGTCTACGCCTCGCTCTGCCATGTGGAGAATATCGTCGCGGCCTGCGTCAAGGCCGCTGCCTCCGAAAAGGTGGGCGGCAGGCCGTATTTCATCGCCGATGCCGAGCGCACCAACGTGTGGCCGTTCCTCTCCCGGGTGGCCTCCGATCTCGGTTACGCGCCGCCGCGCCGCAGAATCGATCCGCGGCTGGTGAACCTTCTGGTGGAGGTGATCGAAACCCTCAGGCGCGCACCGTATATCGCGGCGCGCTGGAGTCCGCCGCTGTCTCGCTACTCGGTGGCGGTCATGACCCGCTCGGGCACCTACGACACCGGGGCCGCCGCCCGCGATTTCGGCTACGTTCCCGTGATCGATCGTGACACCGGCATGGCCGAATTGCAGGACTGGCTGAAATCCGGGGCGGTGAACACCGGAATAGCCCACTGA